The following are encoded together in the Mesoterricola sediminis genome:
- a CDS encoding ATP-binding protein, with product MGRLVIANRGEIALRILRAARTRGHAAAVVSTPEDADALPRREADAVLEVPSFLDGDAIVAAARSWGADLLHPGYGYLSERPAFARAVEAAGIRFVGPTPEAMEALGGKESAKALARAAGIPVLEALGSEDLAALPPGAWAGALAARGVPLPWLVKASGGGGGRGMRAVASAEDLPDAVARASSEALAGFGDGRVFVEPLLAAPRHVEAQVFGDGRGGGVFLGERECSLQRRHQKVVEEAPAAHLAPALREAMGRAALALVAATAYRGAGTVEFLVEGDRFWFLEMNTRLQVEHPVTELVHGVDLVLAQLELAEGAWPAQLGDPGVFRVPEARGVALEARILAEDPRAGFLPTPGPLRVYEEPAGEGVRVDTGVAQGGRVNAAFDPMIAKLVVWGPDRPQAVARLARALADYTILGCTTNLPFLQAIARTEAFREGRTSTAWIPAHLDQLTAPLLPEPWSTFLGTPAFREALDAALQGAGAPVSAPAARFLAQAGVRDLTCGSPREQPAFRVEAGPGPDRFRLQGPAPARLGAPTGLPFRACRLPGGRMALALLGDTLTLDSPFVDPDTPGEAAAEAGEILAPMAGKILEVLAAEGEPVAKGQVLFVLESMKMQFEITAPAAGRLARVLVAPGQVLTAPAPLAVVD from the coding sequence ATGGGCCGCCTCGTCATCGCCAACCGCGGGGAGATCGCCCTGCGCATCCTGCGGGCCGCCCGGACCCGGGGCCACGCCGCCGCCGTCGTCTCCACGCCGGAGGACGCGGACGCCCTGCCCCGCCGGGAGGCCGACGCCGTGCTGGAGGTGCCCTCCTTCCTGGACGGGGACGCCATCGTCGCCGCCGCCCGGAGCTGGGGGGCCGACCTGCTCCACCCGGGCTACGGCTACCTCAGCGAGCGCCCCGCCTTCGCCCGGGCCGTGGAGGCCGCCGGCATCCGGTTCGTGGGGCCCACCCCCGAGGCAATGGAGGCCCTGGGAGGCAAGGAATCCGCCAAGGCCCTGGCCCGCGCGGCCGGGATCCCCGTCCTGGAGGCGCTGGGGTCCGAGGACCTGGCCGCGCTGCCCCCCGGGGCGTGGGCGGGGGCCCTGGCCGCGCGCGGCGTCCCCCTGCCCTGGCTCGTGAAGGCCAGCGGCGGCGGAGGCGGCCGCGGCATGCGGGCCGTGGCCTCGGCGGAGGACCTTCCCGACGCGGTGGCCCGGGCCTCCAGCGAGGCCCTGGCGGGCTTCGGGGACGGGCGGGTCTTCGTGGAGCCCCTCCTGGCGGCGCCCCGCCACGTGGAGGCGCAGGTCTTCGGGGACGGGCGCGGCGGCGGGGTCTTCCTCGGCGAGCGCGAGTGCTCCCTGCAGCGCCGCCACCAGAAGGTCGTGGAGGAGGCCCCGGCGGCGCACCTGGCGCCCGCCCTGCGGGAGGCCATGGGCCGCGCCGCCCTGGCCCTCGTGGCGGCGACGGCCTACCGGGGCGCGGGCACGGTGGAGTTCCTCGTGGAAGGGGACCGGTTCTGGTTCCTGGAGATGAACACCCGCCTGCAGGTGGAGCACCCGGTGACGGAGCTCGTCCACGGCGTGGACCTGGTGCTGGCCCAGCTGGAGCTGGCCGAGGGCGCGTGGCCCGCCCAGCTGGGGGACCCCGGCGTCTTCCGGGTGCCGGAGGCCCGGGGGGTGGCCCTGGAGGCGCGCATCCTGGCCGAGGATCCCCGGGCGGGGTTCCTGCCGACGCCGGGCCCCCTGCGGGTGTACGAGGAACCGGCGGGCGAAGGCGTCCGGGTGGACACCGGGGTCGCCCAGGGCGGCCGGGTCAACGCCGCCTTCGACCCCATGATCGCCAAGCTGGTGGTCTGGGGGCCGGACCGGCCCCAGGCCGTGGCCCGGCTCGCCCGGGCCCTCGCGGACTACACGATCCTGGGCTGCACCACCAACCTCCCCTTCCTCCAGGCCATCGCCCGCACGGAGGCGTTCCGGGAGGGGCGCACCTCCACCGCCTGGATCCCCGCGCACCTGGACCAGCTCACGGCCCCCCTCCTGCCCGAGCCCTGGAGCACCTTCCTCGGGACCCCGGCCTTCCGGGAGGCCCTGGACGCCGCCCTCCAAGGCGCGGGCGCGCCCGTGTCCGCCCCCGCCGCGCGGTTCCTGGCCCAGGCGGGGGTCCGGGACCTGACCTGCGGCAGTCCCCGGGAGCAGCCCGCCTTCCGGGTGGAGGCCGGTCCGGGGCCGGACCGGTTCCGGCTCCAGGGCCCCGCCCCGGCGCGCCTCGGCGCCCCCACCGGGCTGCCCTTCCGGGCCTGTCGGCTGCCGGGAGGCCGCATGGCCCTGGCCCTGCTGGGCGACACCCTCACCCTGGACAGCCCCTTCGTGGACCCGGACACGCCTGGCGAGGCCGCCGCCGAAGCCGGCGAGATCCTCGCCCCCATGGCCGGCAAGATCCTGGAGGTGCTCGCCGCCGAGGGCGAACCCGTGGCCAAGGGGCAGGTGCTCTTCGTGCTGGAATCCATGAAGATGCAGTTCGAGATCACCGCCCCCGCCGCGGGCAGGCTGGCCCGGGTCCTCGTGGCGCCCGGGCAGGTGCTCACCGCACCCGCGCCCCTGGCCGTGGTGGACTGA
- the amrB gene encoding AmmeMemoRadiSam system protein B yields MPAALVLATALGLAQAALGQAPAPAPAPTLEQTRKAMGIPSAGDLRGQQDIVGFASRADQMARVWELAGTPPAPEAFGPLPAPGVKGAICPHDDYLYAGRVYRRLIPLVTARTVVLVGVFHKYRRYGARNVMAFDAYRAWRGPDGEIPVSPLRAEVLARLDPREAVQEPAWQDSEHSLEAVAYWLKHQDPKVEILPILLPSASFDRLASMAEHLGAALAAAMRGRGWTLGRDVAVVISSDGIHYGEDFRYAPFGAGGPGAYLQAMDQDRRLLTGPLSGPVSPAKARAFFEAVVDPADPDVYRMPWCGRFSIPFGLLLLDATSRHLGTAAPAGRPVAFGASVDVPELPVKALGMGATAPASLYHFVSFPAVAYD; encoded by the coding sequence ATGCCCGCAGCCCTCGTCCTCGCCACCGCCCTCGGCCTCGCCCAGGCCGCCCTCGGCCAGGCCCCCGCGCCGGCCCCGGCACCGACGCTGGAGCAGACCCGGAAGGCCATGGGCATCCCCTCCGCCGGCGACCTCCGCGGCCAGCAGGACATCGTGGGCTTCGCCTCCCGCGCGGACCAGATGGCCCGCGTGTGGGAGCTGGCGGGGACCCCGCCGGCGCCCGAGGCCTTCGGGCCCCTCCCCGCCCCGGGGGTGAAGGGCGCCATCTGCCCCCACGACGACTACCTCTACGCGGGCCGGGTCTACCGGCGCCTCATCCCGCTCGTCACGGCCCGGACCGTCGTGCTGGTGGGGGTCTTCCACAAGTACCGCCGCTACGGGGCCCGGAACGTCATGGCCTTCGACGCCTACCGGGCCTGGCGGGGCCCGGACGGCGAGATCCCCGTCTCGCCCCTGCGCGCGGAGGTGCTGGCGCGCCTGGATCCCCGCGAGGCGGTCCAGGAACCCGCGTGGCAGGACAGCGAGCATTCCCTGGAGGCCGTGGCCTACTGGCTCAAGCACCAGGACCCGAAGGTGGAGATCCTGCCCATCCTCCTCCCCTCCGCCTCCTTCGACCGGCTCGCGTCCATGGCGGAGCACCTGGGGGCCGCCCTCGCCGCCGCCATGCGGGGCCGGGGCTGGACCCTCGGCCGGGACGTGGCCGTCGTCATCTCCTCCGACGGCATCCACTACGGCGAGGACTTCCGGTACGCCCCCTTCGGCGCGGGGGGGCCGGGGGCCTACCTCCAGGCCATGGACCAGGACCGGCGCCTCCTCACGGGCCCCCTCTCGGGTCCCGTCTCCCCCGCCAAGGCCCGCGCCTTCTTCGAGGCCGTCGTGGACCCCGCCGATCCCGACGTCTACCGCATGCCGTGGTGCGGGCGCTTCTCCATCCCCTTCGGGCTGCTCCTCCTGGACGCCACCTCCAGGCACCTTGGGACCGCCGCCCCCGCGGGCCGCCCCGTGGCCTTCGGCGCCAGCGTCGACGTGCCCGAACTCCCCGTGAAGGCCCTCGGCATGGGCGCCACCGCCCCCGCCAGCCTCTACCACTTCGTGAGCTTCCCCGCCGTCGCCTACGACTGA
- a CDS encoding acyclic terpene utilization AtuA family protein: MTGRTLVRIGNAGGYWGDDPQALARQVRGAIPLDVISIDYLAEITMSILRKQKARDPGLGYARDFVVQAGPLLEEIVAKGIRLVTNAGGVNPGACAEALAAEARRRGVRLRIAVVEGDDLAPRIGELLDAGEELRHMDTGAPLAPLADRVLAANAYFGALPVAKALEGGPHVVVCGRVTDTGITLGPLMHAFGWGPADYDRLASGIVAGHIIECGAQATGGNFTDWRKVPSFLDMGYPIVECAPDGSFTVTKHPDSGGLVTCQTVREQLLYEMGHPRAYLTPDVTADFSTIDLAPDGRDRVRVRGVTGRPPTDFLKVSLAYADGYKCQGALIVPGPDARAKAEVLAAVLAERCRREVPGLAETLTEFVGDDATHRALTPPGRAREILLRVSARAASREPLEAFRKLLPALILSGPAGIAVAGGAPGISEVVSYWPALVRRDRALPRVRLLEEAGDGLKEIAASGPLPWPEGPGPGAPPPETPDPWTLAAGEGPLVRVPLMAIAHARSGDKGDTANIGLIGRSGPCYAWLRDHVTADRVKAWFAAHARGRVERHAVPRLWALNFLLEEALGGGGTVGLAIDPQGKTLAQALLRCEVEVPRALLATLAPENRACPGELPVTGGRP, encoded by the coding sequence ATGACGGGAAGGACGCTGGTGAGGATCGGCAACGCGGGCGGCTACTGGGGCGACGACCCCCAGGCCCTGGCCCGGCAGGTCAGGGGGGCGATCCCCCTGGACGTCATCTCCATCGACTACCTGGCCGAGATCACCATGAGCATCCTGCGCAAGCAGAAGGCCCGGGACCCCGGCCTGGGCTACGCCCGGGACTTCGTCGTCCAGGCAGGCCCCCTCCTGGAGGAGATCGTCGCGAAGGGCATCCGCCTCGTCACCAACGCGGGCGGCGTCAACCCGGGCGCCTGCGCGGAGGCCCTTGCGGCGGAGGCGCGGCGGCGCGGCGTGCGCCTGCGCATCGCGGTGGTGGAGGGCGACGACCTCGCCCCCCGGATCGGGGAGCTCCTGGACGCGGGCGAGGAGCTGCGGCACATGGACACCGGCGCCCCCCTGGCGCCCCTGGCGGACCGGGTCCTGGCGGCCAACGCCTATTTCGGGGCCCTGCCCGTGGCCAAGGCCCTGGAGGGCGGCCCCCACGTGGTGGTGTGCGGCCGCGTCACGGACACCGGCATCACCCTGGGCCCCCTCATGCACGCCTTCGGCTGGGGCCCGGCGGACTACGACCGCCTGGCCTCGGGCATCGTGGCCGGCCACATCATCGAGTGCGGGGCCCAGGCCACGGGCGGGAACTTCACGGACTGGCGGAAGGTCCCCTCCTTCCTCGACATGGGCTACCCCATCGTGGAGTGCGCGCCGGACGGCTCCTTCACCGTCACCAAGCACCCGGACTCCGGGGGCCTCGTCACGTGCCAGACCGTGCGGGAACAGCTCCTCTACGAGATGGGCCACCCCCGGGCCTACCTCACCCCCGACGTCACGGCCGACTTCAGCACCATCGACCTCGCCCCGGACGGGCGCGACCGGGTGCGGGTCCGCGGCGTGACGGGCCGGCCCCCCACGGACTTCCTGAAGGTCTCCCTGGCCTACGCGGACGGGTACAAGTGCCAGGGCGCCCTCATCGTCCCCGGGCCCGACGCCCGGGCCAAGGCCGAGGTCCTCGCGGCGGTGCTCGCCGAGCGCTGCCGGCGGGAGGTGCCGGGCCTGGCCGAGACCCTCACCGAGTTCGTGGGCGACGACGCCACCCACCGCGCCCTCACCCCGCCCGGCCGGGCCCGGGAGATCCTCCTGCGCGTCTCGGCGCGGGCCGCGTCGCGGGAGCCCCTGGAGGCCTTCCGCAAGCTCCTGCCCGCCCTCATCCTCTCGGGCCCCGCGGGCATCGCCGTCGCGGGCGGGGCGCCCGGGATCTCCGAGGTGGTCAGCTACTGGCCGGCCCTCGTGCGGCGCGACCGGGCCCTGCCCCGGGTGCGCCTGCTGGAGGAGGCCGGCGACGGCCTGAAGGAGATCGCCGCCTCCGGCCCCCTGCCCTGGCCCGAAGGCCCCGGGCCCGGGGCCCCGCCCCCGGAGACGCCGGACCCCTGGACCCTGGCCGCCGGGGAGGGCCCCCTGGTCCGGGTGCCCCTGATGGCCATCGCCCACGCCCGGAGCGGCGACAAGGGGGACACCGCCAACATCGGGCTCATCGGCAGGTCGGGTCCGTGCTACGCCTGGCTCCGGGACCACGTGACCGCCGACCGGGTCAAGGCCTGGTTCGCCGCCCACGCCAGGGGCCGGGTGGAGCGCCACGCGGTGCCCCGCCTCTGGGCCCTCAACTTCCTGCTGGAGGAGGCCCTGGGCGGCGGCGGGACCGTGGGCCTCGCCATCGATCCCCAGGGCAAGACCCTGGCCCAGGCCCTCCTCCGCTGCGAGGTGGAGGTGCCCCGGGCCCTCCTCGCCACCCTCGCGCCGGAGAACCGGGCCTGCCCCGGGGAGCTGCCGGTGACCGGAGGCCGCCCATGA
- a CDS encoding YdcF family protein, whose translation MQGAAPSLLLEFQKLLGTLAMPAGLVWLALLGLTVWLARRRQFLPFAGALAIWAAYGLAGNPYVGAALIARLERRVPPLPDQAPPFDAVFVLGGGTEVDPAGAPILGSAGDRVVQAARLWHAGRARTLVASGWFRDTVGGPRDGGQDTRALWRSLGVPEAAIVVVDEPCWITQDEIRAYARLKAAHGWKRTALLSSAWHLPRALVLAGKAGLDVTPVGADWRGRDRAFRLDGLVPQDRGFMLIHRAAWEALGRAMGR comes from the coding sequence ATGCAAGGTGCCGCCCCCAGCCTGCTGCTCGAGTTCCAGAAGCTGCTCGGCACCCTGGCCATGCCCGCGGGCCTCGTGTGGCTGGCCCTCCTGGGCCTCACCGTCTGGCTCGCCCGTCGTCGCCAGTTCCTGCCCTTCGCGGGGGCCCTGGCCATCTGGGCGGCCTACGGCCTCGCCGGCAACCCCTACGTGGGCGCCGCCCTCATCGCGCGCCTGGAGCGCCGCGTCCCCCCCCTGCCGGACCAGGCCCCGCCCTTCGACGCCGTCTTCGTGCTGGGGGGCGGCACCGAGGTGGACCCCGCGGGCGCGCCGATCCTGGGCAGCGCCGGGGACCGGGTGGTCCAGGCGGCCCGGCTCTGGCACGCCGGGCGCGCCCGCACCCTGGTGGCCAGCGGCTGGTTCCGGGACACGGTGGGAGGCCCGCGCGACGGCGGGCAGGACACCCGCGCCCTCTGGCGCTCCCTGGGCGTGCCCGAGGCCGCCATCGTCGTGGTGGACGAGCCCTGCTGGATCACCCAGGACGAGATCCGGGCCTACGCGCGCCTGAAGGCCGCCCACGGCTGGAAGCGCACCGCGCTCCTCTCCTCCGCCTGGCACCTGCCCCGGGCCCTCGTCCTGGCGGGGAAGGCGGGCCTGGACGTGACCCCGGTGGGTGCGGACTGGCGGGGCCGCGACCGGGCCTTCCGCCTGGACGGCCTCGTGCCCCAGGACCGCGGCTTCATGCTCATCCACCGGGCCGCCTGGGAGGCGCTGGGCCGGGCCATGGGGCGCTGA
- a CDS encoding enoyl-CoA hydratase-related protein, protein MTDLAAFPVASVPYRGQYVRMEARACGVRRLVLDRPEVRNAFNAAMIREIGLAVAELGAAPQGQEVRLLLLDAEGPVFCAGADLATMKEQGAATPEQNLEAAREVARMFHRLASFPAPVVCAVRGAAIGGGLGLTTVSDLVLAEPTAAFATSEVLLGIVPAVIGPYIVRKIGLANAAPLMLTGRRIRGAEALALGLVQRLAEPPGTFDEALTRLVRECLAAGPRAARATRELLRRISPLPDPELMEFTAHTIASARGSAEGQEGLKAFFRKAAPSWVPGAE, encoded by the coding sequence ATGACCGACCTGGCCGCCTTCCCCGTCGCCTCGGTGCCCTACCGGGGACAGTACGTGCGCATGGAGGCCCGCGCCTGCGGGGTGCGCCGCCTCGTGCTGGACCGTCCCGAGGTGCGCAACGCCTTCAACGCGGCCATGATCCGGGAGATCGGCCTGGCCGTGGCCGAGCTGGGCGCGGCGCCCCAGGGCCAGGAGGTCCGGCTGCTCCTGCTGGACGCGGAGGGGCCCGTGTTCTGCGCCGGGGCGGACCTGGCCACCATGAAGGAACAGGGCGCCGCCACCCCCGAGCAGAACCTGGAGGCCGCCCGCGAGGTGGCGCGCATGTTCCACCGCCTCGCCTCCTTCCCGGCGCCCGTGGTGTGCGCCGTCCGGGGCGCGGCCATCGGCGGGGGCCTGGGCCTGACCACGGTCAGCGACCTCGTCCTGGCCGAGCCCACCGCGGCCTTCGCCACCTCCGAAGTGCTCCTGGGCATCGTCCCCGCCGTCATCGGCCCCTACATCGTCCGCAAGATCGGGCTGGCCAACGCCGCCCCCCTCATGCTGACGGGCCGCCGGATCCGGGGCGCGGAGGCCCTCGCCCTCGGCCTCGTCCAGCGCCTGGCGGAGCCCCCCGGGACCTTCGACGAGGCCCTGACCCGCCTGGTGCGGGAATGCCTGGCCGCGGGGCCCAGGGCCGCGCGCGCGACGCGGGAGCTGCTGCGGCGCATCAGCCCGCTGCCGGATCCCGAGCTGATGGAGTTCACGGCCCACACCATCGCCTCGGCCCGGGGGTCCGCCGAAGGCCAGGAGGGCCTGAAGGCCTTCTTCCGCAAGGCGGCCCCGTCCTGGGTCCCCGGGGCGGAATGA
- a CDS encoding citrate synthase has product MTNTAKLELDGKTYELPVIEGTENEKAVDVRDLRAKTGYITYDESYANTGSCQSRITFIDGEKGILRYRGIPIEELAEGSTFVQAAYLIIFGRLPTESERLKFSGLLTKYQMIHEDMKFHFEGFPSSAHPMAILSAMINAAGCFLPQLNTEYDPERFEIQAAHLLSQVRTLAAYAYRKSRGLPSIYPKKKYMFTENFLHMMFSEPDEDYELDPAVVDALDLIFLLHADHEQNCSTATVRMVASSRANLFASASAGVCALWGPLHGGANQAVIEMLQEIRATKDDGTHFLDRVKNKGQGAKLMGFGHRVYKNYDPRARIIKRKCDEVLNKMGISDPLLDIAKKLEETALNDPYFIERRLYPNVDFYSGIIMQAIGIPVEMFTVIFAIGRMPGWIANYKEVAESGDSRIYRPRQIYQGNKLNHYVPLFER; this is encoded by the coding sequence ATGACCAACACGGCGAAACTGGAGCTGGACGGCAAGACCTACGAGCTTCCCGTCATCGAGGGCACCGAGAACGAGAAGGCCGTCGACGTGAGGGATCTCCGGGCGAAGACCGGCTACATCACCTACGACGAGTCCTACGCGAACACCGGAAGCTGCCAGAGCCGGATCACCTTCATCGACGGCGAGAAGGGCATCCTCCGCTACCGGGGCATCCCCATCGAGGAGCTGGCGGAGGGGTCCACCTTCGTGCAGGCCGCCTACCTGATCATCTTCGGCAGGCTGCCCACCGAATCCGAGCGCCTGAAGTTCTCGGGCCTGCTGACCAAGTACCAGATGATCCACGAGGACATGAAGTTCCACTTCGAGGGCTTCCCCTCCTCGGCCCACCCCATGGCCATCCTGTCGGCCATGATCAACGCCGCCGGGTGCTTCCTGCCCCAGCTGAACACCGAGTACGATCCCGAGCGGTTCGAGATCCAGGCGGCCCACCTCCTGAGCCAGGTGCGCACGCTGGCCGCCTACGCCTACCGCAAGTCCCGGGGCCTGCCCTCGATCTACCCGAAGAAGAAGTACATGTTCACCGAGAACTTCCTGCACATGATGTTCTCGGAGCCCGACGAGGACTACGAGCTCGATCCCGCCGTGGTCGACGCGCTTGACCTGATCTTCCTCCTGCACGCGGACCACGAGCAGAACTGCTCCACGGCCACGGTGCGCATGGTGGCGTCGAGCCGCGCGAACCTCTTCGCCTCGGCCTCCGCGGGCGTGTGCGCCCTCTGGGGCCCCCTCCACGGCGGCGCGAACCAGGCCGTCATCGAGATGCTCCAGGAGATCCGCGCCACCAAGGACGACGGCACCCACTTCCTGGACCGCGTCAAGAACAAGGGCCAGGGCGCCAAGCTCATGGGCTTCGGCCACCGGGTCTACAAGAACTACGACCCCCGCGCCCGCATCATCAAGCGCAAGTGCGACGAGGTGCTCAACAAGATGGGCATCAGCGATCCCCTCCTGGACATCGCCAAGAAGCTGGAGGAGACGGCCCTCAACGATCCCTACTTCATCGAGCGCCGCCTCTACCCCAACGTGGACTTCTACAGCGGCATCATCATGCAGGCCATCGGGATCCCCGTGGAGATGTTCACCGTGATCTTCGCCATCGGCCGCATGCCGGGCTGGATCGCCAACTACAAGGAAGTCGCGGAGAGCGGCGACAGCCGCATCTACCGCCCCCGCCAGATCTACCAGGGCAACAAGCTGAACCATTACGTGCCCCTCTTCGAGCGGTAG
- a CDS encoding carboxyl transferase domain-containing protein yields the protein MGVIQSQARTASEAFRRNREHNLALCEELQALKAALREGGDARARARHAAQGKLFVRDRIAGLLDPGSPFLEIGLLAAHGVYGEAVPAAGLVAGVGTVQGRPCMIVANDATVKGGTYYPLTVKKHLRAQEIALENRLPCLYLVDSGGAYLPLQAEVFPDRDHFGRIFHNQALLSAAGIPQIAAVMGSCTAGGAYVPAMSDQAVIVEGTGTIFLGGPPLVKAATGEDVDADELGGARVHTEISGVADHYARDDAHALRILRELVSHLGRAPRADVDLRSPEPPAYDPEELLGVWPADLRRKADVREVIARIVDGSRLFEFKERYGTTLVTGFAHIEGMPCGIVASNGVLFSASALKATHFIELCCAQKVPLLFLQNITGFMVGAQAERAGIAKDGAKMVHAVATARVPRITLLMGGSFGAGNYGMCGRAYGPRFLWSWPSARISVMGGEQAAQVLVTVKRDQLEREGRALSHEEAEAIAAPIREKYEREGHPAYASARLWDDGVMDMRDTRGWLAASLATSLCAPIEDTRTGVLRM from the coding sequence GTGGGCGTGATCCAGAGCCAGGCCCGGACCGCCTCGGAGGCCTTCCGCCGCAACCGGGAGCACAACCTCGCCCTCTGCGAGGAGCTCCAGGCCCTCAAGGCCGCCCTCCGGGAGGGGGGCGACGCCCGGGCCCGCGCCCGCCACGCGGCCCAGGGGAAGCTCTTCGTGCGGGACCGCATCGCGGGCCTCCTGGACCCCGGTTCCCCCTTCCTGGAGATCGGGCTGCTGGCGGCCCACGGGGTCTACGGGGAAGCCGTCCCCGCCGCGGGCCTCGTGGCCGGCGTCGGGACCGTCCAGGGACGCCCCTGCATGATCGTGGCCAACGACGCCACGGTGAAGGGGGGCACCTACTACCCCCTGACCGTGAAGAAGCACCTGCGCGCCCAGGAGATCGCCCTGGAGAACCGGCTGCCCTGCCTCTACCTGGTGGACAGCGGCGGCGCCTACCTGCCCCTGCAGGCCGAGGTCTTCCCGGACCGGGACCACTTCGGCCGCATCTTCCACAACCAGGCCCTCCTCTCCGCCGCCGGCATCCCCCAGATCGCCGCCGTCATGGGCAGCTGCACGGCAGGGGGCGCCTACGTCCCGGCCATGAGCGACCAGGCCGTCATCGTGGAGGGCACGGGGACCATCTTCCTGGGGGGCCCGCCCCTGGTGAAGGCCGCGACGGGCGAGGACGTGGACGCCGACGAGCTCGGCGGCGCCCGCGTCCACACGGAGATCTCCGGCGTCGCCGATCACTACGCCCGCGACGACGCCCACGCCCTCCGGATCCTCCGGGAGCTCGTGTCCCACCTGGGACGGGCGCCCCGCGCGGACGTGGATCTCCGGAGCCCCGAGCCCCCGGCCTACGACCCGGAGGAACTGCTCGGGGTCTGGCCCGCGGACCTGCGCAGGAAGGCCGACGTGCGCGAGGTGATCGCCCGGATCGTGGACGGAAGCCGCCTCTTCGAGTTCAAGGAGCGCTACGGCACGACCCTGGTCACCGGCTTCGCCCACATCGAGGGGATGCCCTGCGGGATCGTGGCCAGCAACGGGGTGCTCTTCTCCGCCAGCGCCCTCAAGGCCACCCACTTCATCGAGCTCTGCTGCGCCCAGAAGGTGCCCCTGCTCTTCCTCCAGAACATCACCGGCTTCATGGTGGGAGCCCAGGCGGAGCGGGCCGGCATCGCCAAGGACGGCGCCAAGATGGTCCACGCCGTCGCCACGGCCCGGGTGCCCCGCATCACCCTCCTCATGGGCGGCAGCTTCGGGGCGGGCAACTACGGCATGTGCGGCCGCGCCTACGGCCCCCGCTTCCTCTGGAGCTGGCCCAGCGCCAGGATCTCCGTCATGGGCGGGGAGCAGGCCGCCCAGGTCCTCGTGACGGTGAAGCGGGACCAGCTGGAGCGCGAGGGGCGCGCCCTCTCCCACGAGGAGGCCGAGGCCATCGCCGCCCCCATCCGGGAGAAGTACGAGCGGGAGGGGCATCCCGCCTACGCCTCGGCGCGGCTCTGGGACGACGGGGTGATGGACATGCGGGACACGCGGGGATGGCTCGCGGCGTCCCTGGCCACGAGCCTCTGCGCGCCCATCGAGGACACGCGCACGGGCGTGCTGAGGATGTGA
- a CDS encoding acyl-CoA dehydrogenase produces the protein MDFNLPDHVEALRDEVRRFAHEEILPHVMTWDEEGTFPEDVMRRLGEMGMLGVIFPEAYDGAGMGYLEYAVVVEELSRVDGSVGLGVAAHNSLCSNHIYAMGTEAQRERWLRPLASGRMLGAWALTEPEAGSDAGALRTTARKDGDHWVLNGSKCFATHGTVGGVCVVMARTRHGSGPEGISAFVVEKGTPGFRAGKQENKLGMRASDTSELILEDVRVPEANLLGEEGVGFKQAMKTLDGGRIGIAALALGMAQGAFEASVKYARIRKAFGKTLAEHQAIQFKLADMQVGIEASRLLVYKAATLKDQGRPYAQAAAIAKLHASETACRVAEEAVQIHGGYGFIKDYPAEKYYRDVKLCTIGEGTSEIQRMVIARHLLKEY, from the coding sequence ATGGACTTCAACCTGCCCGACCACGTGGAGGCCCTCCGGGACGAGGTGCGGCGCTTCGCCCACGAGGAGATCCTTCCCCACGTCATGACCTGGGACGAGGAGGGGACCTTCCCCGAGGACGTGATGCGCCGCCTCGGGGAGATGGGCATGCTCGGCGTGATCTTCCCGGAGGCCTACGACGGGGCCGGGATGGGGTACCTGGAGTACGCCGTGGTGGTCGAGGAACTGAGCCGGGTGGACGGGAGCGTGGGCCTCGGGGTGGCGGCCCACAACAGCCTCTGCTCCAACCACATCTACGCCATGGGCACCGAGGCGCAGCGGGAGCGCTGGCTGCGGCCCCTGGCCTCGGGGCGGATGCTGGGGGCCTGGGCCCTGACGGAACCGGAGGCGGGCAGCGACGCCGGCGCCCTCCGGACCACGGCCCGGAAGGACGGGGACCACTGGGTCCTCAACGGGTCCAAGTGCTTCGCCACCCACGGCACGGTCGGGGGGGTCTGCGTGGTGATGGCCCGGACCCGCCACGGGTCGGGGCCCGAGGGCATCAGCGCCTTCGTGGTGGAGAAGGGGACGCCCGGCTTCCGGGCCGGGAAGCAGGAGAACAAGCTGGGCATGCGCGCCAGCGACACCTCCGAGCTGATCCTCGAGGACGTGCGGGTCCCGGAGGCGAACCTCCTGGGGGAGGAGGGCGTGGGCTTCAAGCAGGCCATGAAGACGCTGGACGGCGGCCGCATCGGCATCGCCGCCCTGGCGCTGGGCATGGCCCAGGGGGCCTTCGAGGCCTCGGTCAAGTACGCGCGCATCCGCAAGGCCTTCGGCAAGACCCTCGCCGAGCACCAGGCCATCCAGTTCAAGCTCGCCGACATGCAGGTGGGCATCGAGGCCTCCCGCCTCCTGGTCTACAAGGCGGCCACCCTCAAGGACCAGGGCCGGCCCTACGCCCAGGCCGCCGCCATCGCCAAGCTCCACGCCTCGGAGACGGCCTGCCGCGTCGCGGAGGAGGCGGTCCAGATCCACGGCGGCTATGGCTTCATCAAGGACTACCCGGCGGAGAAGTACTACCGGGACGTGAAGCTCTGCACCATCGGCGAGGGCACCAGCGAGATCCAGCGCATGGTCATCGCCCGCCACCTGCTGAAGGAGTACTGA